Part of the Flavobacterium alkalisoli genome is shown below.
GTTGAGTAGGTCTTCTCGTTGAAAGGAAGCGGCTGGATGTTACCCCATTTGCCGTCAGCCTTGGTAGCCTTGTAAAGGTATACCTGGCCCAGTTTAAGGTTGTTGTCCTTATCCCTCTCAAACTGTTTGCTCTCCTTAAAGCTCTCGCTGGAGAAATACATCGTGTTACCGTCTGCGCTTACCGCTGCAGGGCCGTCGTGCCATTTGCTGTTCACATCGGCAATAGGGGTCGGCTCACTAAGGGTACCGTCGGCATTATAGGTAGCCATGTACATATCAAGGAACGGCTGTTCGTTAGCCCCGTAGGTCTTCCTTGCCGTATTTCTTGCGCTGGTGAAGTAGAAGTTGTTGTCATCGGTAAGTACCGCACCAAAGGAGCTGTACTTCTCATCGTTGATGTCCAGCTTCTTCTCATCAAACAATCTTGTCTGGTTCCTTAATTTCGGAAGGTAGTCAGGGTCTTTCATAAAGGCCACAGACCTCTCGTCATTCGGCTTTAACTGGGCAAACTTACGCATCTGCGCATTAGCCTCCTCATACCTGCCTTCGGCCTTAAGCATCTGGGCATAGTGGTAATAGATCTCAGCTTCCTGCTGGCTCTCGGTAGCCTTGGCATACCATTTTACCGCCTCCTTGCTGTTAAAGACATTGTAGTAGCTCTCGGCCAGCTGCCTGTAAACATAAGGGTCGCTCTTGCCTGATAGCTTCATATATTCATTGGCGGCATCAACATATTCCATCCTGGCATACAGCTTGTCCGCCTTCTCGGTTTCCCTGCTCTGTGCCATGGCAAACTGTGCTGCCAGCATAAAACTTAAACTGATATATAGGTTCTTCATTTTTCTTGGTCGCTTTTAGGTTAGAAATAACGTGGTGAACGTGATACTTTCTTAGGGAAGTTCAAATCGAATAACAGCATTACCTCATGCGAGGCTGGGGTAGTGATGTTAAGGTCGGAAACAATATGGTCATAGGCATAACCCAGCCTAAGGTTAGGGGTAATCCTGTAGTTGACCATACCACCAAAAGAGTCATCAAGCCTGTAGGTGGCCCCGATCTCAAAGCGCTCAAAGAACAGCGCATTCAGTGAACCGTCTATAGAAGGCGATACGTTGAAGGCTGATTTTAACATGAAAGAGGGTTTTAGCTTTACGTTATCCGATAACTGGAATACGTAACCCCCCGTTAGGAAGTAGTGCTGAACTTCCGATCCGAACTGAAGGTCAGTTCCGCTTTGGGTAAGGTCAAGGTGCTTGCTCTTAAGCATGTTCGGTACCGAGAAGGCCACATAGTACTTCTGGGTGTAGTAGAAGAATCCTGCACCTATGTTGAAATAGGTGTTGTTAACGTTCTCACTGAAGGCAGGGTCGCCCGGCGCCGGTACATATCCGTTACCGATGTCACTGTATAGCCCCACATCGTGGAACGTTGCTCCGGCCTTAAGGCCAAGGGCAAGGCGGTGCTCTCCACCTAAGTTAAGGGTGTAGGAGAAGTCCGCATAGGTGTTGGTCTCCTTTACAGGACCAATCTGGTCGTTGATTACAGATAGGCCCAATCCCACATTCTTACCAACAGGACTGCTGCCCGAGAAGGTTGCCGTGGTTGGGGAATCCTGGATGTCAACCCACTGTTTGCGGTACAATAACCCAAAGGACAAATTCTCCTTCGAGCCCGCATAGGCAGGGTTGATCACGTTCATGTTATACATGTACTGCGTATAGTGCGGGTCCTGCTGTGCAGAAACATCAGCAAGGCCACACAATGCCACCAAAGCGGCAAGGTATATTTTTCTCATGTGTGTGTTTTCTTTTTGTTAGGCAAAGGAAGGACCAGGAGCCCTTTAAAAAAGGGTTCCTGAGTCTTAAATTCCTTATATTAGTTTATTAGTTTACCTCACGGTTAATGTAAACCCAACCTGTTCTATTATCGCCATTAGCACGCTCCATAGAATAGAAGTATGTTCCTGTAGGAAGTTCTTTTCCGTGTTTATCAAGTCCATACCACTCGTTAGTATAATCGGTTTTACTATAAACCTCCTGACCATAACGGTTAAAGATGCTTAGTTTAGAAACGTTGAATCCTGTAAGATCAAATGCATCGTTCATATCATCATTATTTGGCGAGATACCACGAGGAATTAGACAGTTAGGATTTTCAACTTCAAACTCACCTAAGAAAGGACAACTTTCTTCATACTCTGAAGGAATTACAGTAACCTGATAAACACCGGCCATTGTTGCAACAACAGACGAATCAGATGAAACAGGAGCACCGTTAGCATCTGTCCATTCAAATGTTACGTTACCTTCATTATACATTTCGTCAAGGAAGTTAACCTGTAGTACAAACTCATTATTTATACAGTCTCCGGTAACCTCAAATTCAGGAGCCGGAACAACAGTTACAGTAAAGCTGTTTTCATCTGAACAGTCACCAAAATCAGCTGCTGTGCTTGCATAAATATAAATAGTCTGACCAATAGCTATTTCAGTACCTACTGCAAGCATTTCGCCTGTAGCTCCAGGACCTGTATAATAAGCATTGTTATCGCTAAGTGCCGGTAAGGTATATGCCCCACATGAAGTAAAGTCTTCCATTACATC
Proteins encoded:
- a CDS encoding PorP/SprF family type IX secretion system membrane protein, which gives rise to MRKIYLAALVALCGLADVSAQQDPHYTQYMYNMNVINPAYAGSKENLSFGLLYRKQWVDIQDSPTTATFSGSSPVGKNVGLGLSVINDQIGPVKETNTYADFSYTLNLGGEHRLALGLKAGATFHDVGLYSDIGNGYVPAPGDPAFSENVNNTYFNIGAGFFYYTQKYYVAFSVPNMLKSKHLDLTQSGTDLQFGSEVQHYFLTGGYVFQLSDNVKLKPSFMLKSAFNVSPSIDGSLNALFFERFEIGATYRLDDSFGGMVNYRITPNLRLGYAYDHIVSDLNITTPASHEVMLLFDLNFPKKVSRSPRYF